Genomic DNA from Falsibacillus albus:
ATCCATTTGTAACCACGAAAAAAACCGGTACTGGATTAGGGCTTTATGTATGCAAAGAAATCATCGAAAAACATTCAGGGACTCTCACTTGCGAATCAAATGAAGATTGGACGATCTTTCATATTACTTTGCCATCCATTAAATAGAAGAGAACCTAGGACTGGATTTCATTGTCCGCAGGTTCTCTATATCTCCTATCTAATACTTTACCGTTATCTATTTATGGAAGCTTTGATCATTGATTTTTTCTTGTTCATGATGTTCTTCCTCTTCATCAATCTTTCCTTGAAGGGCTTTTTGAAATTCATGGAGTGCCTGTCCAGCAGCTTTTCCAAAACCGGGCAATTTCGATGGTCCAAATACAAATAAACCTACTATTATGATGACTACAATTTCCCCAAATCCCAGATTCATCATCGCATCTCCTATTCCCTTAAATCTCTTTCATTCAGTATATCCTATTTTTCGAATCCAGTATCTATGATTTTTGACTTAGGTAGGTCAACTTTAAAATGGAAAGCGGCAATGTTAAGTTCCACGGTCGGGGCCGATTCGCATATCCCCCGGAGTCTCCAGCCTCTTCTCCTCAAAAAAACGACAAAAGGTATCGAGTGAATGAATGTGCTCCCGATACCTTTTGTCTACAAACTAAAGCGGATATTTTTGATGGCTATCAATGATTTATGCTGATTTTTCGCCGCGCTGGATCTTGACGGTCCTTCTTTTTTCCGTTTCTGCCACGATCATGGCACATGAGGCATCGCCTGTAATATTAACGGCAGTCCGTGCCATATCCAAAATACGGTCAATCCCAAGAATCAAGCCAATTCCAGCAACAGGCAGGTTGACGGAACTAAGCACCATGGCTAGCAAGATCAAGCCGACACCTGGTACACCGGCTGTCCCTATACTCGCCAATACAGCTGTCAGCACAACCGTAGCAAGCTCGCCAATCGAGAGATCGACATGATAGACCTGTGCAATAAAGACAGTGGCAACACCTTGCATGATCGCCGTACCATCCATGTTGATTGTTGCTCCCAACGGCTGGACAAAACTTGAAATAGTTTCTGGCACCTTTAAGTTCTTTTGAGCTGTTTCCATGGAAATCGGCAGCGTTGCGTTACTGCTTGAAGTACTGAAAGCAACTCCCATTGCCGGGGAAAACCCTTTGAAAAAGGATAGTGGATTCTTTCTGGCAAGCAGCGCAACGGCACTTCCATATGTGACAACGCCATGCACAATCAGAGCAAGAACAACAACAATCATGTATATTCCCATCGCCTTAATTGCATTCCATCCCTGGCTGCCGATTGCGGAGGCGATTAAGCCGAACGTTCCGTATGGTGCGAATTTCATTACTAATGTAACAAGGTACATCATGATTTCATTTCCTTGTTCCACTAGATTGTAAATTCCTTTTGTTTTTTCACCTAGAGCTGTCAATGCCAGTCCGATGAAAATGGCGAGTGCGATGATTTGAAGCATATTTCCTTCATTCAAAGCCCCGAAAGGGTTTTTCGGGATGATATTGAGTAGAGTGTCTGATACCGGCGGAGCTTTTTCAGCACTAAAACTTGCTGAAGCAGTATCGAAATGGCCAGCTAAACCTGGTTTAATGATATATGCTAGACCGATGCCAATGATGATGGCAATGCATGTCGTAATCAAAAAATAAGAGATGGTTTTCAAACCGATTCTTCCTAATTTTTTTGGATCGCCGAGACCTGCTGTCCCTAGAATGATTGAAAAAAGGACAATCGGAACGACCAGCATACTGATTAAATTCAAGAAGATTTTTCCGAGAGGTTTAAATAAGTAAGGATCTAAAATATTGAACACGCTAGGAGCAGCTACATTTAGAATGATTCCAACGACTGCACCTGCTATTAAACCGAGAATGATTTTTGTGGTTAATTTCATATGCATACCCCCAAATATGTTTTTCATGATGTTTTTTGACAAACTAGTTTGAAAAATAAAAATGCTCAAACTGGTTCAAAATAAACTTACCCGCCCTCTATTAACTTTAAACATGAAAACAGATTTTTTCAAATTCATTCTTCTAAATGGTTCTAAAGACTTATGATATGGAAAAATATTGGGAAAAGCCTCGTTTCTCAGTTTATTTATCTTTTTTCCAGAAACTTTCAATTTTTTTCTGCATATATTCTCTTCCTGCGGGTATAGGAATAGTACAAATAAAGAGAAAGGACTTCAGAGAAATGTCAAAAAAACTTCTTTATTTTGTTTCATCCAATCATGAAAGAAGTTCAATGGCAGAGGCATGGGCCAAAAGACTTAATTTATCTGATTGGTCATTCATGAGTGCAGGTTGGTTCAACAATGATCGAAATCCCATGTCAATCAAAGCGATGGATGAACTCAATATTGATTTGACATCCACCCCCAACAGGACGGTAAATGACCATATGATGGAACTAGCTGACTTCATCATTTCGATATACGACTTTGGTCAAGATCACTTTATCCCGATTCCGAAGGAACATCAGGATAAAATGATTGAATGGGACATTAAGAATCCTAATCTGCATGGTCAATCTTTACTGGAAAAATGGGCTGCCTATCAGGAAGTTTGCGATGACATCGCAACGAAAGTAAAAAAATTAGAATCCAGTCTCAACGTTTATATGTAGGAGTGCCTCAAAAGAGGAATCTTCTGAGGCACATTTTTACTTAATCACACCAGTTGCCTTAGGTGAAATACTCCAATTTTGCTTTAGGAAAATATTTTTCTATATATCCCCCCAAAACATCCTTCATTTTCTGTTCTTCATCCTTTGGATAAATATATTTGCCTATCCCATATCTCCCCCATTTATACCGTCTTTTTTCTTCGTCCAATTCAAGTTTTGTCATCGGATAATTTTTTTGTATGACACGTTTAGCCGGCTTGGTGAATCTATGCTGTATCAATTCAAATGTCAGGTCTTCTTTTGCTTCTTTCGATAATTCACCTTCCAGCCGCTCAAAAAGATCCCTATAACCGTCTTCCCACCCATCATGCAAATAAATCGGGGCGATGATAAATCCTAGTGGATAGCCCGCACCGGCTACCTTGCCAGCTGCTTCTATTCTCTTGGCGAAAGGCGATGTACCCGGCTCGAAATTCTTGATCACATAATCCGCATTCATACTGAAGCGGAATCGTGTCTTTCCATTATGTTTTGCATCCAGCAAGTGGTCGACATGATGGAACTTTGTTACAAATCTCAACTTTCCGTATTTGGATTGTCCAAAGTACTCGATTGCCTTCTTCAATGTATGGGTGATATGGTCGATCCCTACAATATCTGAAGTACAGGATGCTTCAAATCTTGTGAACTCAGGTGCCCTCTCCTCCATATACTTTTCAGCCGCATCGAAGATCTCGTCTGTATTTACATACGTACGGATATAGGGCTTGCTTCCCATCGTTGTTTGAAGGTAGCAATAATGGCAATGCCCCATGCAGCCTGTCGCAAAAGGGATGGCGTATTCTGCCGAGGGCTTGGAGGTATCGAACTTCAATGTCTTTCGTACACCGACAACAAGCGTTGATTTTGCTACACGATATTTTTGGAAATGATTCTCTCCTGGTAAATTTCTGACTTGGTTATGCGAAGTCGTAAATCGAATTTCCACATCCTCTTTTTCGAATTTTTCCTTCAATAATTTCCCAAGCGGATAATTCAAAGCATCCGGTTCAAAGTAAACCAATTGAGGCATGAAGGGCTTCACCATTCATTCCAACCTCCCTTTACATGTCTCCAAAATAATATTGATATGCTTCCTCTGCCTCAGCCTCTGTGGCATAAACAGCTACTTCATCTGTCAACGGATAGTAATTATCATACAAGAATATGGAGAGTCCCCCGTCATTCTCAGGATCTTGCACAATCGCAGCGGACTGTATATTGGCCACGTTTTGTGTATGCGGATTTCGGTAAAGGACATACACAATGTCCCCAGCTTTATAGGTTGAGCCATAGTCGTATATATTCACTACATAGATCCCCTTTCAATTCCTTATTGTCTTCATTATTCCTCAGCACCAAGGAATCATGAATATTATGAGGAGGTAAAAAAAGGGATTGGAGCAGAATGTTTTTTTATTTCATTCGCTTTCCTGTATAATGAAAACGATTAAATTCGAAGGGGAGGCACTTACATAATGGAAAGAATTAAATTGGCAGAGGAATTGTCTTTTTCAAGAATCATACACGGCTTATGGAGGTTAAACGAGTGGAACTACTCTTCACAAGAGACGCTCTCCTTGATCAATCATGCACTGGATGCCGGTATAACTACTTTTGACCATGCCGATATTTACGGCAGCTATACTTGTGAGGAACTGTTCGGTCAGGCTCTTGCATTGAACCCGAGCCTCCGCGAAAAAATGGAACTTGTCACAAAGTGTGGAATCGTGCTGGAATCTCCAAACCGTCCACAGCATCGATCACACCATTACAATACAAGCAAAGAGCACATCATCAAATCTGCAGAACAATCCTTGAAAAACCTGCAAACAGATTATATTGATGTATTACTCATACACCGCCCAGACCCGTTAATGGATCCGGAGCAGGTAGCCGAGGCATTTGCCGCATTGAAAAAAGATGGAAAAGTCCGCTATTTCGGTGTTTCCAATTTTAAAGAACACCAGTATCAACTTCTTAAATCTTACCTGGATGTTCCATTGGTTACGAATCAGCTGGAATTATCTGCGTATGAATTGGAAAATTTCGATGATGGCACCCTGAACTTATGTATGAAGGAAAGAATTGCCCCGATGGCCTGGTCGCCGCTTGCAGGTGGAAAAATATTTACTTCTGATGAAGAAAAAGCCGTACGTCTGCGCACTGCCTTACAAAAGGTAGGAAAAGAAATCGGAGCGGGAAGCATCGATCAAGTCATGTATACCTGGCTGCTGCATCACCCAGCGAAAATCATGCCAATTGTTGGATCAGGCAAAACGAACCGAATGGATTCAGCTGTCCAATCCTTGAAATTATCGATGAATGTCGACCAATGGTTCGAAATCCTCCAATCCTCAATGGGCCACGATATACCATAGAAAAGCGGAGCCGGCTCCTTCAGAGGCGTAGAGTCTTTTTTACATTTGGTTCTTTTCTCGTACTTTGTTGCTTCAGTTAATAAAGTAGGATTGTTTAAGCAAAGTTTCAACTTCAAATGAGCTGAAAGGTTAAATTCAATGAGATAACAGCTATTCTTCGTTAAAATCGGCAATAGGATTTTAACAACAATCTTTACGAAAACAGCAATACAGTATGAAACACCCTAGCATAATGTTAGGGTGTTTCTGTTTAAAAAAGCTTATCTTACAAAAATGAAGCACCGACAATGATCAACAAGATAAATAGAACAACGATCAATACGAAAGTTGAACCACCGTAACCATAGCCGTAGCCGCCGCCATAGCCACATCCACCGTAACCCCAGCACATATCCTTTCACCTCCTGGGAAGTTGTTAAGGATAATCCTTACACTGCTACAATATTCAACTTTCAGCAAATAGGTATGGACTTCAACCCACGTTTTTGATTAATTGTTCGTTTGCCTGTATTATTCTGTGGTAGATAACAGATATTTAATTACCTTGATGTATGATTCCGCTGTGCTTTCATAATACAGCTGGAGTGAAAAATAAATAACATAACAACACGCAATGAACAGCATGACATCCGGCAATAGCTCTTTCTCCAAAACAGATAAGGGCACCAAGCTTTCATAGTTGCATAAAAAGTTGTGAAAAGCCTCGTCAAAATGATCGTCATGGGAATGGTCCAGGATTCTCCTCTTTAACACCGCAACCATGAAATAAGCGATATCGTACACCTTGCATCCGATCTGACACATATCAAAATCAATAAACCCTTTAAACCTGCCCTTGTTGAATATCATATTATTCGGATGGAGGTCACGATGTATCAACTGTTTTGGCAGTTTCCCTTCCATCGCATCCAATCGCATCATGCGATTAAAAAGTTTACTTTTCTCTTGATTACACAATGAAAAACGATGTATCCAAGTCAATACCTCATATATTTGATCCCCTAATTCCATTTCATTATAATTTATACATTCTGTATAGTTTTCCGCTAAATAATGAAATTCAGAAATGAGCCTCCCAGATTGATTAATATACTCCATTGCCCCTTCTTCGATGAAAGAATAAGGCTTTCCTGCTGTATATGGATAAATGCAGTATACTCCTCCTTCATACCGGAAAACTTGTTTTCCATATTTATTATATATCGGAACTTGGACACTCAGTCCCTCCTGATACAGATAGGAGAGGAATCCCCCTTCAAGCTCTGCATGGTGAAAGCATCCTTTTTCCTTTAGGAGATAATGTGATCCCCGATCGGTTGTAAAGAAGCTAACATGATCTTTGTATCGGATTAAATGGACAACAGAACCGATATCCCAGCATGAACCAAGCCAATCCAGATTATGGACTTTATTCATATTTGCCCTTTTTGCATATTATTTTCTTTTTGGATTCTATTGAATAGTAAAAACACTGTAAATTGCATCAATGGATACACAGCGAAAGAATAATATATCTCATATCCTTGGCGGTAATGATAAACCCCTAACTGATGAGCGATGAATTCCATTACCATGGATATGATGGACCAAATAAAAATGTAAAGGGGGATATGTTTATCGGTTATCTTCAACGCATCCCAAATATACACAAAATAGTATGAAAATGGTCCGTACATGAAATAGGAGATAAAATCCATTAATTGAAATTCAGAAGTATCATTTACATCATAAAAATTCCATGGCGGGACACTGATGGTATGATCATAAAAATTACCGATAAACATCCCTAAAATGACATATAGTGCTTTATCCTGTTTGCTGAATCTCCGAGGCAAAATGAAGAGAAAAGCATATGCGGCAAAGAAAACACCGCATGTAAACCATTCGTTGGCATTAAATGAATGATCATACACTTTCATGATGCTTTATCCTTTCAAGTGCTTTAAACCCTTTTAGCAAGAAATTCATGACAGCTAAAAATAGAATGTAG
This window encodes:
- a CDS encoding aldo/keto reductase — protein: MERIKLAEELSFSRIIHGLWRLNEWNYSSQETLSLINHALDAGITTFDHADIYGSYTCEELFGQALALNPSLREKMELVTKCGIVLESPNRPQHRSHHYNTSKEHIIKSAEQSLKNLQTDYIDVLLIHRPDPLMDPEQVAEAFAALKKDGKVRYFGVSNFKEHQYQLLKSYLDVPLVTNQLELSAYELENFDDGTLNLCMKERIAPMAWSPLAGGKIFTSDEEKAVRLRTALQKVGKEIGAGSIDQVMYTWLLHHPAKIMPIVGSGKTNRMDSAVQSLKLSMNVDQWFEILQSSMGHDIP
- the splB gene encoding spore photoproduct lyase, which codes for MVKPFMPQLVYFEPDALNYPLGKLLKEKFEKEDVEIRFTTSHNQVRNLPGENHFQKYRVAKSTLVVGVRKTLKFDTSKPSAEYAIPFATGCMGHCHYCYLQTTMGSKPYIRTYVNTDEIFDAAEKYMEERAPEFTRFEASCTSDIVGIDHITHTLKKAIEYFGQSKYGKLRFVTKFHHVDHLLDAKHNGKTRFRFSMNADYVIKNFEPGTSPFAKRIEAAGKVAGAGYPLGFIIAPIYLHDGWEDGYRDLFERLEGELSKEAKEDLTFELIQHRFTKPAKRVIQKNYPMTKLELDEEKRRYKWGRYGIGKYIYPKDEEQKMKDVLGGYIEKYFPKAKLEYFT
- a CDS encoding YjcZ family sporulation protein; this encodes MCWGYGGCGYGGGYGYGYGGSTFVLIVVLFILLIIVGASFL
- a CDS encoding arsenate reductase/protein-tyrosine-phosphatase family protein, whose amino-acid sequence is MSKKLLYFVSSNHERSSMAEAWAKRLNLSDWSFMSAGWFNNDRNPMSIKAMDELNIDLTSTPNRTVNDHMMELADFIISIYDFGQDHFIPIPKEHQDKMIEWDIKNPNLHGQSLLEKWAAYQEVCDDIATKVKKLESSLNVYM
- a CDS encoding transcriptional regulator SplA domain-containing protein, with translation MNIYDYGSTYKAGDIVYVLYRNPHTQNVANIQSAAIVQDPENDGGLSIFLYDNYYPLTDEVAVYATEAEAEEAYQYYFGDM
- a CDS encoding dicarboxylate/amino acid:cation symporter, whose protein sequence is MKLTTKIILGLIAGAVVGIILNVAAPSVFNILDPYLFKPLGKIFLNLISMLVVPIVLFSIILGTAGLGDPKKLGRIGLKTISYFLITTCIAIIIGIGLAYIIKPGLAGHFDTASASFSAEKAPPVSDTLLNIIPKNPFGALNEGNMLQIIALAIFIGLALTALGEKTKGIYNLVEQGNEIMMYLVTLVMKFAPYGTFGLIASAIGSQGWNAIKAMGIYMIVVVLALIVHGVVTYGSAVALLARKNPLSFFKGFSPAMGVAFSTSSSNATLPISMETAQKNLKVPETISSFVQPLGATINMDGTAIMQGVATVFIAQVYHVDLSIGELATVVLTAVLASIGTAGVPGVGLILLAMVLSSVNLPVAGIGLILGIDRILDMARTAVNITGDASCAMIVAETEKRRTVKIQRGEKSA
- a CDS encoding phosphotransferase enzyme family protein, which codes for MNKVHNLDWLGSCWDIGSVVHLIRYKDHVSFFTTDRGSHYLLKEKGCFHHAELEGGFLSYLYQEGLSVQVPIYNKYGKQVFRYEGGVYCIYPYTAGKPYSFIEEGAMEYINQSGRLISEFHYLAENYTECINYNEMELGDQIYEVLTWIHRFSLCNQEKSKLFNRMMRLDAMEGKLPKQLIHRDLHPNNMIFNKGRFKGFIDFDMCQIGCKVYDIAYFMVAVLKRRILDHSHDDHFDEAFHNFLCNYESLVPLSVLEKELLPDVMLFIACCYVIYFSLQLYYESTAESYIKVIKYLLSTTE
- a CDS encoding twin-arginine translocase TatA/TatE family subunit, which translates into the protein MNLGFGEIVVIIIVGLFVFGPSKLPGFGKAAGQALHEFQKALQGKIDEEEEHHEQEKINDQSFHK